Proteins co-encoded in one bacterium genomic window:
- a CDS encoding DNA repair exonuclease: MKFLHTADWQIGMRAAHVGESAARVREERLDAARRVVGEARAAAAEFILIAGDVFEDNGVDRVLVQKVADILADFAGPVYVIPGNHDPLVPGSVWEHPVWTAGHVQLLAEEKPVDIPGGVLFPCPIRAKHSGKDPTAWIPPREPREPRESSGPRQSNGIRIGLAHGTVEGILQEEPDYPIARNAAERAGLDYLALGHWHSTAQYALPDGAVRMAYSGTHETTGFGERDSGNALIVEIAEAGAAPVVTPVRTGRLTWTVIEGELREPGDLSRLRAGVEALGDAAATLLEVRVSGLLAAADRDELLRLEQILASRFLHGRVDASRLRPFPGDASWTAGLPAGVVRDAAERLQELADPAYQGVRPEGASPEIASRALLELYALVSAAGAGEARR; the protein is encoded by the coding sequence ATGAAGTTCCTTCACACGGCCGACTGGCAGATAGGCATGCGGGCCGCGCATGTGGGCGAGTCCGCGGCCCGCGTGCGCGAGGAGCGCCTGGACGCCGCCCGGCGGGTGGTTGGGGAGGCCCGTGCCGCCGCCGCTGAGTTCATTCTGATCGCGGGCGACGTCTTTGAGGACAACGGTGTAGACCGCGTCCTGGTGCAGAAGGTGGCCGACATCCTGGCCGACTTCGCGGGTCCGGTCTACGTCATCCCCGGCAACCACGACCCGTTGGTGCCGGGCTCAGTGTGGGAGCATCCGGTCTGGACGGCCGGACACGTGCAACTGCTGGCCGAAGAGAAGCCCGTGGATATCCCCGGGGGCGTTCTGTTCCCATGCCCCATCCGCGCCAAGCACTCCGGCAAGGATCCCACCGCCTGGATTCCGCCGCGTGAGCCGCGCGAGCCTCGTGAGTCGAGCGGGCCGCGTCAGTCGAACGGCATTCGCATCGGCCTGGCGCATGGCACCGTGGAGGGAATCCTTCAGGAAGAGCCCGACTATCCCATCGCGCGCAACGCCGCCGAGCGCGCAGGGCTCGACTACCTGGCTCTCGGCCACTGGCACTCCACCGCACAGTACGCGCTACCCGATGGTGCGGTCCGTATGGCCTATTCCGGTACCCACGAGACGACCGGGTTTGGAGAGCGCGACAGCGGGAACGCGCTGATCGTGGAGATCGCGGAGGCCGGGGCGGCGCCGGTGGTTACACCCGTGCGCACGGGCCGTCTCACCTGGACGGTGATCGAAGGGGAACTACGCGAGCCCGGTGACCTGTCGCGCCTTCGAGCAGGGGTCGAGGCGCTGGGGGATGCCGCGGCGACCTTGCTGGAGGTGCGCGTCAGCGGCCTTCTCGCCGCGGCGGATCGAGACGAGCTGCTGCGCCTTGAGCAGATTCTCGCGTCGCGCTTCCTGCACGGCCGCGTGGACGCCTCCAGGCTTCGACCATTCCCGGGCGATGCGAGCTGGACGGCCGGCCTGCCCGCGGGCGTGGTGCGGGATGCTGCGGAGCGGCTCCAGGAGCTGGCCGATCCGGCCTACCAGGGGGTGCGGCCTGAGGGGGCGTCGCCCGAGATCGCCTCCCGCGCCCTCCTCGAGCTCTATGCCCTTGTCTCTGCGGCCGGAGCCGGCGAGGCTCGACGGTGA